The following nucleotide sequence is from Psychroflexus torquis ATCC 700755.
GTCAATATTCAGGAAATTGAGTATTGAAGATAATATTATGAGTGTCTTGGAACTCACAGATCTTAATAAGAAGGAAAGAGAAGAAAAAATGGAATCTCTTATTAGTGAATTTGGTTTAAATCATATTCGAACAAATAGGGGTGACCTTTTGTCTGGTGGAGAAAGACGCCGGACCGAGATTGCCAGGGCTTTAGCCACAGACCCTAAATTTATTCTCCTTGATGAACCTTTTGCAGGAGTAGATCCTGTAGCCGTTGAGGATATTCAAAAAATTGTCGCCCAGCTTAAAAATAAAAACATAGGTATCTTAATTACAGATCACAATGTTCAGGAAACATTGGCGATTACAGATAGAACTTACCTCATGTTTGAGGGTGGAATTCTAAAACATGGTGAACCTGAAGAATTGGCTAACGATGAAATGGTTAGAAAAGTTTATTTGGGTCAGAATTTTGAGTTGCGTAAGAAAAAAATCTTTGAATAAAGTCTTAGGTTTTTTGCTTTTTCTTTTCAGCAGCAGGAAACAAAATATTATTGAGTATAAGTCTATAGCCAGGAGATTTCGGATGTAATTCCAATTCTGTTCTCGGGTCGCCTACTCTGTGTTGATAATCTTCTGGATCATGCCCGCCGTAAAAGGTAAAAAAGCCTTTCCCCTTTATCCCGTGAATGTATCTCGCTTCGTCATTGAGCTTATTTTTACCCATCACAAGAACATTAGATTTAATTTGATTAGGCCGAAAGGCGGTGGTTTGGCCCATAAATCCTTTTACCACTGCAGTATGATTTTGACAAAGCATTGTAGGGATCGGATCCCACTTTGCTGAATAATCCATTAAAGTGAAATAATCTTTAGTCTTTGGGATATTTCTGGTACTGGTCATATCTATGGACGAGTATTCATAAACCATAGGATCTTTTTCTAGGATATAATCGGTAAAAGCCATAGTTTTTGAATAGTCGATTTTATTTTGGTAACCAGAATCTGAAGGATCTCCGTCAAACATAGGCTCGCAGATATCAGTACCTTCAGCAGAAAGAGCAATATCAAAAGAATCGGTCGCACTGCACATGGCGAACATAAAGCCCCCACCAATCACATAAGCATTAATCTTTTTAGCAACGGCTAATTTCGCTTTAGACACTTTAGCATAACCCAGTGACTCTGCTAAAGCTTCAGCTTTTTTTTTCTCCAGTATATACCAAGGAGCAGAGCGGTAAGCCCTATAGAATTTTCCATATTGACCTGTGAAGTCTTCATGGTGGAGATGCAGCCAATCGTACAATAGCAACTCATCATTCAAAACACCTTCGTCATAGATCGTTTCGTAAGGGATTTCTGCAAATTCCAGAACCATAGTCACAGCGTCATCCCATGGTACATTACCTTGTGGAGAGTACACTGCAATTTTTGGTGCTTTTTCGAGAAGAACAGCTTCCATGTTTTGCGAAGGACTGTTGATGATTTCTAAAATTTGTTTTGTCTCAGCATTGGACTTAATTTCAAAAGATACGCCTCTAATGGTGCATTCACGTTCTAAATCTTCGGAATAAGGGGATAAAAAAGATCCGCCTCTATAATTAAGTAGCCATTGTATTTTTTGCTCTTTTTCCAATAACCAATAAGAGATGCCGTAAGCTTTTAGGTGATTGTCTTGAGTCTCAAAATCCATAGGAATTAGGATGAACTTAGAATACCCCGTAAAGCTTATTAGAAATACTAGGCCAAAAAGCAAACTCTTCATAGTTGACTAGTTTTAAAAAGGAACTTCATCGTCCTTGCTATCTATATTTTGACTTGGTGATGGTGAACCAAAGACATCTTCAGCATTCGGGAAAGAAGAGGTTTCTGATTTCCCTGCATTCATGCTGGAATTGATTTCAAAAGGAGAATCAAAATTATCTAAGTTTTCAAATTTACCAAGCTGACCGATAAACTTCAATCGAATACTATCCAAGCCACCATTCCTATGTTTTGCAATAATAAACTCAGCTTGACCTTGGGTAGGGGATTGATCCTCATCATCCCACTCGTCAATATCATAATATTCAGGACGATAAATAAAAGAGACAATATCTGCATCTTGTTCGATAGCCCCAGATTCTCTAAGGTCACTAAGTAATGGTCGCTTACTGCCACCTCTGGTTTCTACGGCTCTAGAGAGTTGAGACAAT
It contains:
- the lptB gene encoding LPS export ABC transporter ATP-binding protein; its protein translation is MNSNRATLRAENLVKAYKGVKVVKGISVEVTQGEIVGLLGPNGAGKTTSFYMIVGLIKPNAGHIYLDKTNITKFPMYKRAQNGIGYLAQEASIFRKLSIEDNIMSVLELTDLNKKEREEKMESLISEFGLNHIRTNRGDLLSGGERRRTEIARALATDPKFILLDEPFAGVDPVAVEDIQKIVAQLKNKNIGILITDHNVQETLAITDRTYLMFEGGILKHGEPEELANDEMVRKVYLGQNFELRKKKIFE